The Benincasa hispida cultivar B227 chromosome 9, ASM972705v1, whole genome shotgun sequence genome has a segment encoding these proteins:
- the LOC120084588 gene encoding gibberellin 2-beta-dioxygenase 2 has protein sequence MPCPTAMRTKKTKAVGIPTIDLSQSRAITSKSIVEACQDFGFFKLINHGVSDDAIAQLESQGFDFFEKTALEKHCAGPANPFGYGCKSIGPNGDMGDLEYLLLRSDPSSILQCSPSISNHPLTFSHVVNEYVKSVRDLGCEILDLVTEGLWLPNKSVFSNLIRDVHNDSVLRINYYPGVKHTENWDLSPKSCLSNNRIGFGEHSDPQILTILRSNDVNGLQISLQDGIWAPVCPDPSAFYVLIGDAFQAMTNGRFVSVRHRAMANNSKNARMSIMYFGAPPLNAWIAPLSEMMLPNEQSLYKPFTWAQYKKAAYSLRLADSRLDLFKTS, from the exons atgCCTTGTCCCACAGCCATGAGGACCAAGAAAACCAAAGCTGTTGGAATTCCCACCATAGATCTCTCCCAAAGCAGAGCAATAACTTCCAAATCCATTGTTGAGGCTTGCCAAGACTTTGGCTTCTTTAAGCTCATCAACCATGGAGTCTCTGATGATGCCATTGCTCAGCTTGAAAGCCAAGGATTTGATTTCTTTGAAAAAACCGCCCTCGAGAAGCACTGCGCCGGTCCCGCCAACCCGTTCGGCTATGGCTGCAAATCCATCGGCCCCAATGGCGACATGGGCGACCTCGAGTACCTTCTTCTTCGCTCCGACCCTTCTTCCATTCTCCAATGCTCCCCTTCTATCTCTAACCACCCTCTTACTTTCAG CCATGTCGTGAATGAGTATGTTAAAAGCGTGAGAGATTTAGGATGCGAAATTCTTGATTTGGTGACTGAAGGTCTATGGTTACCAAACAAGTCTGTATTCAGTAATCTCATCAGAGACGTCCATAATGATTCAGTTTTGAGGATTAATTACTATCCTGGTGTCAAGCACACTGAAAATTGGGATCTTTCACCAAAATCCTGCCTTTCAAATAATAGAATTGGATTTGGGGAGCATTCTGATCCTCAGATCTTGACCATCTTGAGATCCAACGATGTCAATGGCCTCCAAATCTCCTTGCAGGATGGGATTTGGGCGCCTGTTTGCCCTGACCCATCTGCATTCTATGTCTTGATTGGTGATGCTTTTCAG GCAatgacaaatgggagatttgtAAGTGTGAGACATAGAGCAATGGCAAACAACTCAAAGAATGCAAGAATGTCAATCATGTACTTTGGGGCACCACCATTGAATGCTTGGATTGCACCTCTATCAGAGATGATGCTACCAAATGAACAATCTTTATATAAGCCTTTCACTTGGGCTCAATACAAGAAAGCTGCTTATTCTCTTAGATTAGCTGATTCTCGTCTCGATCTCTTCAAAACTTcgtaa
- the LOC120085361 gene encoding DNA-directed RNA polymerase III subunit RPC8 isoform X2: MGALSFPAMVLQHTRYSCIAVWSLVRFHVSLWASVSKFLGCVHVDCVSSIRGGVSLGFFEDINVPVELLPSGSKFEPDLNNGGKLRWVWEYQDVPCDIYETDEIRFKIHSIDYPAIPVEQPKERDSKFLMEEQPRENINVKAFAPMLITATIDHDGLGPISWWEGGGDVEDEVEAEDEDEENS; encoded by the exons ATGGGGGCTTTATCTTTCCCAGCGATGGTGCTGCAACATACAAGGTATTCTTGCATTGCTGTGTGGTCCTTAGTGAGGTTTCACGTCTCTCTTTGGGCGTCGGTCTCGAAATTTTTAG GTTGTGTTCACGTTGATTGTGTTTCGTCCATTCGTGGGGGAG TATCACTTGGATTTTTCGAGGACATTAATGTTCCTGTCGAACTTCTTCCCTCTGGATCTAAATTCGAACCAGATCTAAATAATGG TGGAAAACTCAGATGGGTGTGGGAATATCAAGACGTACCGTGCGACATATATGAAACTGACGAG ATAAGATTTAAAATACACAGCATAGATTACCCTGCAATCCCAGTGGAGCAACCAAAAGAGAGAGATTCAAAATTTCTAATGGAGGAGCAACCAAGAGAGAATATTAATGTAAAAGCATTTGCTCCCATGCTTATTACT gcaACAATCGACCATGATGGATTGGGTCCTATTTCATGGTGGGAAGGTGGTGGAGATGTCGAGGATGAGGTCGAGGCTGAGGATGAGGATGAGGAAAATTCCTAA
- the LOC120085361 gene encoding DNA-directed RNA polymerase III subunit RPC8 isoform X1, producing the protein MFYLSRIEHTLRVPPNLLHLPILDAIKGELEKLFLDKVVANLGLCISVYDIRSVDGGFIFPSDGAATYKVVFTLIVFRPFVGEVIIGKVKESNAKGLRISLGFFEDINVPVELLPSGSKFEPDLNNGGKLRWVWEYQDVPCDIYETDEIRFKIHSIDYPAIPVEQPKERDSKFLMEEQPRENINVKAFAPMLITATIDHDGLGPISWWEGGGDVEDEVEAEDEDEENS; encoded by the exons ATGTTCTATCTTAGCCGAATTGAGCACACACTACGTGTGCCTCCGAACTTGCTTCATCTACCTATCCTTGATGCTATTAAGGGTGAGCTGGAGAAACTATTCCTAGATAAG GTGGTTGCAAACTTGGGACTCTGTATTTCCGTTTATGATATAAGATCGGTCGATGGGGGCTTTATCTTTCCCAGCGATGGTGCTGCAACATACAAG GTTGTGTTCACGTTGATTGTGTTTCGTCCATTCGTGGGGGAGGTAATTATTGGGAAAGTTAAAGAATCAAATGCAAAGGGTTTGCGAA TATCACTTGGATTTTTCGAGGACATTAATGTTCCTGTCGAACTTCTTCCCTCTGGATCTAAATTCGAACCAGATCTAAATAATGG TGGAAAACTCAGATGGGTGTGGGAATATCAAGACGTACCGTGCGACATATATGAAACTGACGAG ATAAGATTTAAAATACACAGCATAGATTACCCTGCAATCCCAGTGGAGCAACCAAAAGAGAGAGATTCAAAATTTCTAATGGAGGAGCAACCAAGAGAGAATATTAATGTAAAAGCATTTGCTCCCATGCTTATTACT gcaACAATCGACCATGATGGATTGGGTCCTATTTCATGGTGGGAAGGTGGTGGAGATGTCGAGGATGAGGTCGAGGCTGAGGATGAGGATGAGGAAAATTCCTAA